A DNA window from Barnesiella intestinihominis YIT 11860 contains the following coding sequences:
- a CDS encoding dipeptide epimerase: MDRRDFLRKSAIGTLGLTLSPAFFNSCGTSVSKGTSSDRLQLSFKPYDLKLKHAFNLAKSSRTHTPDVQVQLRFGEWTGYGEASMPPYLGETQESVCRFLGQLDLKQFTDPFRMEEILDYVDSVAPDNRSAKASVDIALHDLVGKIMGQPWYKIWGLSPEKCPDTSFTIGIDTAEVVRQKLREASPYNVLKIKMGLDNDKELVKIIRSETDRPICVDVNQGWDNKEYALEMIQWLSEQNCLFVEQPMPKEKINEQAWLHERAPLPIIADEFLQRMPDVRRAYGLYDGINIKLMKSTGMREAYRMAILARALDMKVMIGCMTETSCAISAAAQLSPLAHWADLDGNLLISNDLFDGVKIVEGKITLLDRPGIGVVPL, encoded by the coding sequence AGTTCAGATAGATTGCAACTTTCTTTCAAACCGTATGATTTGAAATTGAAACACGCCTTCAATTTGGCGAAAAGTTCTCGTACCCACACCCCCGATGTACAAGTACAACTCCGTTTCGGAGAATGGACAGGATACGGAGAAGCCTCCATGCCGCCTTATTTGGGCGAAACCCAAGAATCGGTATGCCGCTTTCTTGGGCAACTCGACTTGAAGCAGTTTACCGATCCTTTCCGCATGGAAGAAATTCTCGACTATGTAGATTCCGTTGCACCCGACAACCGGTCGGCAAAAGCATCGGTAGATATAGCTTTGCACGATCTCGTCGGTAAAATCATGGGACAACCGTGGTACAAAATATGGGGACTCTCCCCCGAAAAATGCCCCGATACCTCCTTTACTATCGGGATAGATACCGCAGAAGTTGTCCGTCAGAAACTGCGGGAAGCATCCCCCTACAATGTATTGAAAATCAAGATGGGATTGGACAACGATAAAGAATTGGTAAAAATCATTCGTTCAGAGACCGACCGCCCCATCTGTGTCGATGTCAATCAAGGTTGGGACAATAAGGAGTATGCGCTCGAAATGATACAATGGCTTAGTGAACAAAACTGCCTGTTCGTGGAACAACCCATGCCCAAAGAAAAGATAAACGAACAGGCTTGGCTCCACGAACGCGCTCCTCTGCCTATCATCGCCGATGAATTTTTGCAACGTATGCCCGATGTACGACGAGCATACGGGCTCTACGATGGTATCAATATAAAACTAATGAAAAGCACCGGTATGCGCGAAGCCTACCGAATGGCCATATTGGCAAGAGCTTTGGATATGAAAGTGATGATCGGTTGCATGACCGAGACCTCCTGTGCCATCTCTGCCGCGGCACAACTGTCGCCGTTGGCCCACTGGGCCGACCTTGACGGAAACCTGCTTATATCCAACGATCTATTCGATGGAGTGAAAATTGTCGAAGGAAAAATAACACTGCTGGATCGCCCCGGCATTGGAGTCGTTCCATTATAA